The following are encoded in a window of Elusimicrobiota bacterium genomic DNA:
- a CDS encoding ferredoxin family protein, with the protein MTHIIVEGCLGEVYAACVDVCPVECIHPGDYKGEKFMIINPEVCIDCGVCLPECPIGAIKGSADEDPAWAKVNAELAPTFKDHPKVTPRAPNDPPHKPANKLVK; encoded by the coding sequence ATGACTCATATCATCGTCGAAGGCTGTCTGGGCGAAGTGTACGCCGCGTGCGTCGACGTCTGCCCCGTCGAGTGCATCCACCCGGGAGACTACAAGGGCGAGAAGTTCATGATCATCAACCCCGAGGTCTGCATCGACTGCGGCGTCTGCCTCCCCGAGTGCCCGATCGGCGCGATCAAGGGCTCGGCCGACGAGGATCCCGCTTGGGCGAAAGTCAACGCCGAGCTCGCCCCGACCTTCAAGGACCACCCCAAGGTGACGCCCCGCGCCCCCAACGATCCTCCGCACAAGCCCGCCAACAAGCTCGTCAAGTAA
- the gcvH gene encoding glycine cleavage system protein GcvH: MLDPKKLMYMKSHEWLDLQGDAGTVGISDHAQKEITDVVFVEPPKVGRTVKQGEACCVVESVKAAFDIYAPVSGEITAVNADVVKDPALVNAEAFGKGWLFKLKASAPDEAAKLMTEAAYEEFLKAEAAHGSH, from the coding sequence ATGCTCGATCCGAAGAAATTAATGTACATGAAGTCGCACGAGTGGCTGGACCTGCAGGGCGACGCGGGCACGGTGGGCATCTCCGACCACGCGCAGAAGGAGATCACGGACGTGGTCTTCGTCGAACCCCCGAAGGTCGGCCGCACGGTCAAGCAGGGCGAGGCGTGCTGCGTCGTCGAGTCGGTGAAGGCCGCCTTCGACATCTACGCCCCGGTCTCCGGCGAGATCACCGCGGTGAACGCGGACGTCGTCAAGGACCCCGCGCTCGTCAACGCCGAGGCCTTCGGCAAGGGCTGGCTGTTCAAGCTCAAGGCGTCCGCTCCCGACGAGGCGGCGAAGCTCATGACCGAGGCGGCGTACGAGGAGTTCCTGAAAGCCGAGGCCGCGCATGGAAGCCACTAA
- the gcvP gene encoding aminomethyl-transferring glycine dehydrogenase, whose product MEATKERPTKTPLPPADDFARRHIGSGSADQAAMLAALGRPSLDALIDAVVPPAIRLKKPLDLPAALSEAGALAELKRIASKNQVWRSYLGQGYNDTVTPPVILREILENAGWYTAYTPYQPEIAQGRLEALLNFQTLIIDLTGLPVANASLLDEGTAAAEAMAICLHAAEDPGDRIFFVSSECHPQTIEVIKTRATPLGVKVQVGEPSQIAGKKLLGALVQYPDTFGAVKDWSKFADAVHAAGGQLVVAADLLALTLFKAPGEFGADIAVGSTQRFGVPLGFGGPHAAYLSVKEAFQRRIPGRIIGVSKDSHGKPALRLALQTREQHIRREKATSNVCTAQVLLAVIAGMYAVYHGPEGLSRIALRVRALTQKLRNGLNELGVDTGADLAFDTIHARVASGDAVKIRTAAEAKKINLRFYGNGVVISLDEATTETDVADILTAFGGRVMPGGPIVEIPANLKRTSKFLTHKVFSEHRSETEMLRYLRKLEGKDLSLVHSMIPLGSCTMKLNAASEMLPVTWPEFGKMHPFAPSAQTAGYLEMTSQLESWLAEITGFAAVSLQPNAGSQGEYAGLLAIRAAQNARGQSHRKVCLIPVSAHGTNPASAAMAGMSIVTVACLEDGDIDLADLKKKADEHAKDLACLMVTYPSTHGVFEEGIKEICAIVHGHGGFVYMDGANMNAQVGLCRPGDIGADVCHLNLHKTFCIPHGGGGPGMGPIGVVKELAPFLPGSKDVSAVSSAPFGSASILPISWMYIRMMGPDGLADATKNAILNANYIAKRLDALFPVLYKGKNGLVAHECIVDPRALKATADVVVDDIAKRLMDYGFHAPTTSFPVVATLMIEPTESESKAELDRFCDAMISIHGEAEKVRKGEWPRNDNPLKNAPHTAQSVVSDSWTHPYSRETAAYPAAWLRERKFWPSVGRVDGAYGDRNFFCSCSALS is encoded by the coding sequence ATGGAAGCCACTAAGGAGCGCCCTACGAAAACCCCTCTTCCTCCCGCCGACGATTTCGCCCGCCGTCACATCGGCTCCGGCTCCGCCGACCAGGCGGCGATGCTCGCCGCGCTCGGCCGCCCGTCGCTCGACGCCCTGATCGACGCCGTCGTCCCGCCGGCGATACGACTGAAAAAACCGCTCGACCTCCCCGCCGCGCTCTCCGAGGCCGGGGCGCTGGCCGAACTCAAGAGGATCGCGTCGAAGAACCAGGTCTGGCGCTCGTACCTCGGCCAGGGGTACAACGACACCGTGACCCCTCCCGTGATCCTTCGCGAGATATTGGAGAACGCCGGTTGGTACACCGCGTACACCCCTTATCAGCCGGAGATCGCGCAGGGAAGATTGGAAGCATTGCTGAATTTCCAGACATTAATAATCGATCTGACGGGCCTGCCCGTCGCGAACGCGTCGTTGCTGGATGAGGGGACCGCCGCGGCGGAGGCCATGGCGATCTGCCTCCACGCCGCGGAAGATCCAGGCGATAGGATATTCTTCGTCTCGAGCGAGTGCCACCCGCAGACCATCGAAGTCATCAAAACCCGCGCCACGCCGCTAGGCGTGAAGGTCCAGGTCGGCGAACCCTCGCAGATCGCGGGGAAAAAGCTGTTGGGCGCCTTGGTCCAGTACCCCGATACGTTCGGCGCCGTCAAGGATTGGTCCAAGTTCGCGGACGCCGTTCACGCCGCCGGGGGCCAGTTGGTCGTGGCGGCGGACTTGCTCGCCCTCACTTTGTTCAAGGCCCCCGGAGAATTCGGCGCGGACATCGCGGTCGGTTCCACCCAGCGCTTCGGCGTGCCGCTCGGCTTCGGCGGGCCGCACGCGGCGTACCTGTCGGTCAAGGAAGCGTTCCAGCGGCGGATCCCGGGGCGCATCATCGGGGTGTCCAAGGATTCGCACGGCAAACCCGCCCTGCGCCTGGCCCTGCAGACGAGAGAGCAGCACATCCGGCGCGAGAAGGCGACGAGCAACGTGTGCACGGCGCAGGTGCTCCTGGCCGTCATCGCGGGGATGTATGCGGTGTATCACGGGCCCGAGGGGCTCAGCCGCATCGCCCTTCGCGTGCGCGCCTTGACGCAGAAATTAAGGAACGGATTGAACGAATTGGGCGTGGATACGGGTGCCGACCTGGCGTTCGATACGATACATGCTCGCGTCGCCTCCGGCGACGCGGTTAAAATAAGAACGGCGGCCGAGGCGAAGAAGATAAATCTTCGTTTTTACGGCAACGGAGTGGTGATCTCTTTGGACGAGGCCACAACGGAAACGGATGTGGCCGACATATTGACCGCCTTCGGCGGTCGGGTGATGCCCGGCGGGCCTATCGTTGAGATACCCGCCAACTTAAAGAGGACATCCAAGTTCTTGACGCACAAGGTCTTCTCCGAACACCGTTCGGAGACCGAGATGCTTCGTTACCTTCGCAAGCTCGAAGGGAAGGACCTGTCGCTTGTGCACTCCATGATCCCCTTGGGATCATGCACCATGAAGCTCAATGCCGCGTCCGAGATGCTCCCGGTGACGTGGCCTGAGTTCGGGAAGATGCACCCTTTTGCGCCTTCGGCGCAGACGGCTGGATATCTCGAGATGACCTCCCAGCTCGAGTCGTGGTTGGCCGAAATCACCGGGTTCGCTGCGGTGAGTCTCCAACCCAACGCCGGCTCCCAGGGCGAATACGCCGGTTTGTTGGCCATACGCGCGGCCCAGAACGCCCGCGGCCAGTCTCACCGCAAGGTCTGCCTGATCCCCGTCTCCGCGCACGGCACCAACCCCGCGTCGGCGGCGATGGCGGGCATGAGCATCGTCACGGTCGCGTGCCTGGAAGACGGCGACATCGACCTGGCGGACCTCAAGAAGAAGGCGGACGAGCACGCCAAAGACCTGGCGTGCCTGATGGTCACTTATCCCTCGACGCACGGCGTCTTCGAGGAGGGCATCAAGGAGATCTGCGCGATCGTCCACGGCCACGGCGGCTTCGTTTACATGGACGGCGCCAACATGAACGCCCAGGTCGGCCTGTGCCGTCCCGGCGACATCGGCGCCGACGTCTGCCACCTGAACCTGCACAAGACCTTCTGCATCCCTCACGGCGGCGGCGGGCCCGGCATGGGGCCGATTGGCGTGGTCAAGGAGCTCGCGCCGTTCCTGCCCGGCTCGAAGGACGTCTCCGCCGTGTCGTCGGCGCCGTTCGGCTCGGCCTCGATCCTGCCGATCTCGTGGATGTACATAAGGATGATGGGGCCGGACGGTTTGGCCGACGCGACGAAGAACGCCATCCTGAACGCAAATTACATCGCCAAGCGCCTCGACGCCCTGTTCCCGGTCCTTTATAAAGGGAAGAACGGCTTAGTGGCCCATGAGTGCATCGTGGATCCTCGCGCGTTAAAGGCAACGGCGGATGTGGTCGTGGATGATATCGCCAAGCGCCTGATGGATTACGGCTTCCACGCCCCGACGACGTCTTTCCCCGTCGTGGCGACTCTCATGATCGAGCCGACGGAGTCGGAGTCCAAGGCCGAGCTCGACCGGTTCTGCGACGCGATGATCTCGATCCACGGCGAAGCCGAGAAGGTGCGCAAGGGCGAGTGGCCGAGGAACGACAACCCGTTGAAGAATGCGCCGCATACGGCGCAGTCCGTCGTCTCCGACTCTTGGACGCATCCGTACTCGCGCGAGACGGCCGCGTATCCGGCCGCCTGGCTGCGGGAGCGGAAATTCTGGCCGTCCGTGGGCCGCGTCGACGGAGCCTACGGCGACCGCAACTTCTTCTGCTCGTGCTCCGCGCTGAGCTGA
- a CDS encoding response regulator: protein MAAIGLLAKEAADRELLGLMLGELGHRTEGAGRLEEALEFARERKTKAFLLVDGGGADAESLTRELLRAFPLMPVVVALKVRDASRAVALMRVGAAEVVAPPWTPEDLKASVSKGLRFQGTAVSVASAAPLSRSPIWYALAVGLFLAAGLGVASLKRVEANRAAAAARVDRWELPVRHPAGLAFDGKSLWLVEWFTQSFYALSPDDTAVRVVRHLTADTPVAAAFTAEAMWTVSADGTVIRRMRDDKMTPLARYAKAAPNCAGLAFDGLYLWTLDARAKVLRKHLVDRELSVLATYRWRGSKPAGLVFDGRSLWTLDAADRRLVRYALERPEEPIDGLPLPEYAEGDFIPTGVSWDGARFWTVGEAKDGRGPARLVRHKEEPR from the coding sequence ATGGCCGCCATCGGATTGCTGGCGAAGGAAGCCGCGGACCGGGAGCTCCTCGGGCTCATGCTCGGCGAGCTCGGCCACCGGACCGAGGGCGCCGGCCGCCTCGAGGAGGCGCTCGAGTTCGCGCGCGAGCGCAAGACGAAGGCCTTCCTGCTCGTCGACGGGGGCGGGGCCGACGCCGAGAGCCTGACGCGCGAGCTGCTCCGCGCCTTCCCGCTCATGCCCGTGGTCGTGGCGCTGAAGGTGCGCGACGCGAGCCGCGCCGTGGCGCTGATGCGCGTGGGCGCCGCCGAGGTCGTGGCCCCGCCGTGGACGCCCGAGGACCTCAAGGCCTCGGTCTCCAAGGGCCTGCGCTTCCAGGGCACGGCCGTCTCGGTCGCGAGCGCCGCGCCCCTGAGCCGCTCGCCGATCTGGTACGCGCTGGCCGTCGGCCTGTTCCTGGCCGCAGGGCTCGGCGTCGCCTCGCTCAAGCGCGTCGAGGCCAACCGCGCCGCCGCCGCGGCCCGCGTCGACCGCTGGGAGCTCCCGGTCCGCCATCCGGCCGGGCTCGCCTTCGACGGCAAGTCGCTGTGGCTCGTCGAGTGGTTCACCCAATCCTTCTACGCGCTCTCGCCGGACGACACCGCCGTCCGGGTCGTCCGCCACCTGACCGCGGACACGCCCGTGGCCGCGGCCTTCACCGCCGAGGCGATGTGGACGGTCTCCGCCGACGGCACCGTCATCCGCCGCATGCGCGACGACAAGATGACCCCGCTCGCCCGGTACGCGAAGGCCGCGCCGAACTGCGCGGGCCTCGCCTTCGACGGCCTCTATCTCTGGACGCTCGACGCCCGCGCCAAGGTCCTGCGCAAGCACCTCGTCGACCGCGAGCTCAGCGTGCTCGCGACCTACAGGTGGCGCGGCTCGAAGCCCGCCGGCCTGGTCTTCGACGGCCGTTCGCTCTGGACGCTCGACGCCGCCGACCGCCGCCTCGTGCGCTACGCCCTGGAGCGCCCCGAGGAGCCCATCGACGGCCTCCCGCTCCCCGAATACGCCGAGGGCGACTTCATCCCGACCGGCGTCTCCTGGGACGGCGCGCGGTTCTGGACCGTCGGCGAGGCGAAGGACGGGCGGGGTCCGGCGCGTCTGGTCCGGCATAAAGAGGAGCCGCGATGA
- the gcvT gene encoding glycine cleavage system aminomethyltransferase GcvT yields the protein MSTSAVARRTALYESHKNLGGKIVDFHGWELPVQYESIMKEHEAARHRCGLFDVSHMGQVFATGPGALAFLQKVNANDISRIGPGKAIYSHLPNEKGGVVDDVIVSCLAKDRYLIVVNAATADKDFAWFQKHAKGFDVKLENKSDLYGMIAVQGPKAAEIASMIAPAMASLPRFGALELELYGQPSFITRTGYTGEDGCEFIVPSEIVVRVWEDLLAQGRSLGAAPCGLGARDVLRLEAGYLLYGQDLDDDLSTFEANYGWVVKLDKGDFIGKAALVKQKAEGIKKKLTGVKLLERGVPRAGASVMLDGKEIGKFCSATYSPSLQAGIGTGYLDRPDLPPGTKVSVVLHGRDIAAEIVKTPFYISPNLKKGA from the coding sequence ATGTCCACCTCGGCTGTCGCGCGTCGCACGGCGCTGTACGAAAGCCACAAGAACCTGGGCGGTAAGATCGTCGATTTCCACGGGTGGGAATTGCCGGTCCAGTACGAATCGATCATGAAGGAGCACGAGGCCGCGCGCCACCGCTGCGGCCTGTTCGACGTCTCCCACATGGGCCAGGTGTTCGCGACGGGCCCCGGCGCGCTCGCCTTCCTTCAGAAGGTCAACGCCAACGACATCTCCCGCATCGGCCCGGGCAAGGCGATCTACTCCCACCTGCCCAACGAGAAGGGCGGGGTCGTCGACGACGTCATCGTCTCCTGCCTCGCCAAGGACCGCTACCTGATCGTCGTCAACGCGGCCACGGCCGACAAGGACTTCGCCTGGTTCCAGAAGCACGCGAAGGGCTTCGACGTGAAGCTCGAGAACAAGTCCGACCTCTACGGCATGATCGCGGTCCAGGGTCCGAAGGCGGCCGAGATCGCGTCGATGATCGCCCCCGCGATGGCGTCCCTGCCGCGCTTCGGCGCGCTTGAGCTCGAGCTGTACGGGCAGCCCTCCTTCATCACCCGCACCGGCTACACCGGCGAGGACGGCTGCGAGTTCATCGTGCCCAGCGAGATCGTCGTCCGCGTCTGGGAGGACCTGCTCGCGCAGGGCCGTTCGCTCGGCGCGGCGCCGTGCGGCCTCGGCGCCCGCGACGTGCTCCGCCTCGAGGCGGGCTACCTCCTGTACGGACAGGACCTCGACGACGACCTCAGCACCTTCGAGGCCAATTACGGCTGGGTCGTGAAGCTGGACAAGGGCGACTTCATCGGCAAGGCCGCCTTGGTCAAGCAGAAGGCGGAGGGCATCAAGAAGAAGCTCACCGGCGTGAAGCTGCTCGAGCGCGGCGTGCCGCGCGCGGGCGCCTCGGTCATGCTGGACGGCAAGGAGATCGGGAAGTTCTGTTCGGCGACGTACTCGCCGAGCCTGCAGGCGGGCATCGGGACGGGGTACCTTGATAGACCGGACCTCCCGCCGGGAACGAAAGTCTCGGTCGTACTTCACGGACGGGACATCGCCGCGGAGATCGTCAAAACGCCGTTTTACATCTCACCTAACCTCAAGAAGGGGGCCTGA